In Halichondria panicea chromosome 17, odHalPani1.1, whole genome shotgun sequence, a single window of DNA contains:
- the LOC135351420 gene encoding uncharacterized protein LOC135351420 — protein MVVGRSPTNPRSWLDSAQLWKCRMIRRNSLIFAIPTVKDPDFFALAHTKMGEGFMDNYTFLRLLNYPPVTMVTPTEIGYRCAEHVDYRTFSLLFQDKGGGLQVRYSDGSYINVPCSDDHILMITGRTLGSWTNNRYRPTYHRVPIPEDKHTRQLSRLSMAFFVHPNSDVLVKPLP, from the exons AtggtagttgggcggagtccaaccaacccacgcagttggttggactccgcccaactatgGAAATG CCGAATGATACGAAGGAATTCTTTGATATTTGCAATCCCAACTGTCAAG GATCCTGATTTCTTTGCTCTCGCTCACACCAAAATGGGAGAGGGGTTTATGGACAACTACACCTTCCTACGGCTACTCAATTACCCCCCTGTTACCATGGTTACTCCAACGGAGATTGGCTACAGATGTGCcgagcatgtagactataggACATTCTCCCTCCTCTTTCAAGACAAAGGAGGTGGCTTGCAA GTACGGTATTCCGACGGTAGCTATATCAATGTCCCCTGCAGTGATGACCACATTCTCATGATCACTGGGAGAACTCTCGGCTCATGGACCAACAATCGCTACAGACCAACA TATCACCGAGTGCCAATACCAGAGGACAAGCACACGCGACAGCTGTCTCGACTGTCAATGGCCTTCTTTGTGCACCCCAACAGTGACGTGCTTGTCAAACCATTACCATAA
- the LOC135351587 gene encoding uncharacterized protein LOC135351587 has protein sequence MDEAINQRNCAYGISCKGEVLEDTYETMPPLSILPQDNEKKDLKPATREMSVKVRKVQVNCYAIVTILALVMAILSLIVALVGVGYALIELNNQQGQLSSSSQGVKSQINNLKQQIQISNEQCKIKIELHAQLNDTHQILQAQLDESNQVLQAQLNASNHQIQISNEQCKIKIIELHAQLNDTHQLLQAQLDESNQVLQAQLNVSNQQIQSIFQDVKKIIATELQIGSISKPASSCHDIPHYKSSGEYWIATDSTRIPVEVYCDMNQTSCSCNTTRGWMRVANLDMSDPSQNCPDGFRLETTPPDPLRACVRPEPAECVSTTYTTYGVEHSQVCGRVIGYQDKTPDAFRPYSLNKTLSIDDAYVDGVSLTHGRSPRQHIWTFATAHDETISNELVCPCTRSNRPYTGVVPPFIGQDYFCETGSRQGATTSTFYPDDPVWDGQGCGDTSTCCMFNNPPWFCKQLPQPTIDDIELRICADEGRNNEDVLIKLAEIYIR, from the coding sequence ATGGATGAAGCTATTAATCAGAGAAATTGTGCGTATGGTATTTCTTGCAAAGGAGAGGTCCTGGAGGATACTTACGAAACAATGCCACCACTAAGCATCCTGCCACAAGATAACGAAAAGAAAGACCTCAAGCCAGCAACAAGAGAAATGTCGGTTAAAGTGAGGAAAGTACAAGTGAATTGCTATGCTATTGTCACCATCTTAGCTCTAGTGATGGCTATTCTTTCTCTGATAGTGGCTTTGGTAGGAGTGGGCTATGCTCTAATAGAATTGAACAACCAGCAAGGTCAACTAAGCAGTTCCAGTCAGGGGGTGAAATCCCAGATCAACAACTTGAAGCAACAAATTCAAATATCAAATGAGCAGTGTAAAATTAAGATAGAATTGCATGCCCAACTGAACGACACACACCAAATTTTGCAAGCTCAACTAGATGAATCGAACCAAGTGTTACAAGCTCAATTAAACGCCTCAAACCATCAGATTCAAATATCAAATGAACAGTGTAAAATTAAGATTATAGAATTGCATGCCCAACTGAACGACACACACCAACTTTTGCAAGCTCAACTAGATGAATCAAACCAAGTGTTACAAGCTCAATTAAACGTCTCCAACCAACAGATTCAAAGTATTTTCCAAGATGTTAAAAAAATCATAGCAACTGAGCTACAAATAGGGAGCATAAGCAAACCAGCCAGCTCCTGCCATGACATCCCTCATTACAAATCATCAGGAGAATACTGGATTGCTACTGACAGTACTAGAATTCCTGTTGAAGTCTACTGTGACATGAACCAaacaagctgtagctgcaacactacaagaggATGGATGAGAGTAGCCAACCTCGACATGTCTGACCCCAGCCAAAACTGCCCAGATGGATTCAGACTGGAGACAACACCACCAGATCCACTACGTGCCTGTGTCAGACCTGAACCAGCAGAATGTGTGTCTACTACCTACACAACGTATGGGGTGGAGCACTCCCAAGTTTGTGGGAGAGTGATTGGCTATCAAGACAAAACTCCAGATGCTTTTCGACCATATTCTTTGAACAAAACACTGTCTATTGATGATGCTTACGTTGATGGTGTGAGCCTAACCCATGGACGGTCGCCTCGTCAGCATATCTGGACATTTGCTACTGCACACGATGAAACTATCTCAAATGAATTGGTTTGTCCTTGCACAAGATCTAACCGCCCCTACACTGGAGTTGTACCTCCTTTCATCGGTCAAGACTACTTCTGTGAAACTGGAAGCCGACAAGGAGCTACTACTAGCACCTTTTACCCTGACGACCCAGTCTGGGACGGTCAGGGATGTGGAGATACCAGCACTTGCTGTATGTTCAACAACCCACCGtggttctgcaagcaactTCCTCAGCCAACTATAGACGATATCGAATTGAGAATCTGTGCTGATGAAGGTCGTAACAATGAAGACGTACTTATAAAGCTAGCGGAGATCTACATTCGctga
- the LOC135351588 gene encoding uncharacterized protein LOC135351588, with protein sequence MSRRELKALLDSQESLPITTTTRRRPLRRGTMADTEEQSEPSAEVTREMQELRAMVEDLQVQLREAQDAITASDEQLTRVSGECERVYSEARVVSDLVGGLTGGGPSSLQSVFQGFLESQAKLLVMQTNALSVQSAPPLLLFTGEDVDGEDVEAEANSFEHWLDRFEERATMLSWTDELKCYHIKQYLTGTALQVFELLPPAKHSNYGQLIEALKDRFKPIDIEELRGLEFHQLTQKNQSVEKLGLELMTLGKKAFPTLETTELDRLLKGRFFQALLPKWQWKLGAPRLGESFNALYETAERHEQQYRSSWEPRDSSPRKHSGTEKQQGEKGEPPRKCFGCGGLGHFKRNCPQSQEGASQTESQDRSEAPGKQSGSTSATIEAKDSLATLSDEQVEDILRQRKKSRVYLIPQRYTLVQFQLVVAVGHTLELDVLVDGVQVAAMVDTGSQSSIISRSLLHRVGRQVEDIGGCL encoded by the coding sequence ATGTCAAGACGTGAATTGAAGGCACTACTTGATAGTCAAGAGAGCCTTCCTATTACTACTACAACCAGAAGAAGACCTCTGAGACGTGGAACTATGGCTGACACGGAGGAACAGTCGGAGCCAAGTGCTGAAGTCACTCGAGAGATGCAAGAGCTGCGTGCGATGGTGGAGGACCTACAAGTACAGCTCCGGGAGGCCCAGGACGCCATCACGGCCAGTGATGAGCAACTTACTAGGGTGAGTGGCGAGTGTGAGAGAGTGTATAGCGAGGCGCGTGTGGTCTCTGATTTGGTTGGCGGTTTGACTGGTGGTGGTCCTTCTAGTCTTCAGAGTGTGTTTCAAGGCTTTTTGGAGTCTCAGGCTAAGCTTTTGGTTATGCAAACAAATGCGTTGTCTGTGCAGAGTGCGCCCCCGCTACTTTTGTTTACTGGAGAGGATGTTGATGGAGAGGATGTTGAGGCAGAAGCTAATAGTTTTGAACATTGGTTAGACAGGTTTGAGGAGAGAGCTACCATGTTGTCTTGGACTGATGAGCTTAAATGTTATCACATCAAGCAGTACCTTACTGGCACCGCTTTACAGGTTTTTGAACTGTTGCCGCCCGCCAAGCACAGCAACTACGGTCAACTCATAGAAGCTCTTAAGGACAGGTTTAAACCTATTGATATTGAGGAATTGAGGGGTTTGGAGTTTCATCAGCTTACACAGAAAAATCAGTCAGTAGAGAAGTTGGGTTTGGAGTTAATGACACTAGGCAAGAAAGCTTTTCCTACTCTCGAAACGACAGAGCTAGATAGGCTGTTAAAGGGCAGGTTTTTTCAGGCATTGCTACCCAAATGGCAATGGAAATTGGGAGCACCTAGACTTGGAGAGTCGTTTAATGCTTTGTATGAAACCGCCGAGCGACATGAGCAGCAGTATCGGTCTAGTTGGGAACCACGTGACTCTTCACCCAGAAAGCACAGTGGTACAGAGAAACAACAGGGAGAGAAAGGTGAACCACCTCGGAagtgttttgggtgtggtggTTTAGGACATTTCAAACGTAACTGTCCCCAGTCACAGGAAGGAGCAAGCCAAACAGAATCTCAAGACAGGAGTGAGGCTCCTGGGAAACAGTCGGGATCCACTTCCGCAACTATCGAAGCCAAGGATTCATTAGCGACTTTATCAGATGAGCAGGTAGAGGATATCTTGAGGCAGAGGAAAAAGAGCAGGGTTTACTTGATACCACAGAGGTACACGTTGGTGCAGTTTCAGCTAGTTGTAGCTGTTGGTCACACCTTGGAGTTAGATGTACTTGTGGACGGAGTTCAGGTAGCGGCGATGGTTGACACAGGTTCTCAATCTAGTATTATCTCTCGGTCACTTTTGCATAGGGTTGGACGGCAAGTTGAAGACATTGGTGGCTGCCTATAG